The genomic segment CGCCGACTTCGTCCTCTGCACGGGCTACCTGGGCGAGCAGATCGAGGCCTTCGTGACGGGCTGCGACTGGCCGCCCGGGGTCCGCGTCCGCTGCGTGGACACGGGGGAGCACACGCCGACGGGCGGCCGCCTGGCCGCTGCGGGCGCGCACCTCGGCGACGCCCCGGTGCTCTGCGCGACCTACGCCGACGGCGTGTCCGACGTCGACCTGCGGGCCCTGCTGGCCTTCCACGCCGGGCATGGCGCCCTGGCGACGATGACCGTCGTTCGGCCCCGGCTGCAGTTCGGCGTGACCGAGCTGACCGCCGACGGCCGGGTGACGGGCTTCGTCGAGAAGCCGCGCTCCGAGCACTGGATCAACGGCGGCTTCTTCGTCCTGGACCGCGCCGTGCTGGGGCGCCTGGCGCCCGACAGCGTCCTCGAGCGCGGGCCGCTGGAGGCGCTGGCCGCCGAGGGCCGCCTGCGCGCGTTCCGCCATGAGGGCTTCTGGGACTGCCTGGACACCTACAAGGACGCGGTCGAGCTCGACGACCTGTGGACCTCGGGGGCCGCGCCGTGGAAGACGTGGCCCGGGGACTGACCCGGGCCACGCGCGCGCCGGCGCCAGGCCGAGCGCGAGGTGTGCAGCTCGGGCACGAGCAGGCGGGCGCGGTCCGACGGCCCCTTGGCCCAGCGCTCGAACTGCTCTCGTCATCAGCCGATGCATCGGCGACTTCAGCGGCGGCCTCTAGAATCCGAGGCGTATGTCCGGACATTCCAAGTGGGCCTCGATCAAGCACAAGAAGGCGGTCGTCGACTCCCGCCGCGGCAAGCTCTTCACGAAGCTGGCGCGGGCGGTGACCGTCGCGGCCAAGGAGGGAGGCGGCGACATCGAGGGCAACCCGTCGCTCGCGCTGGCCGTGCAGAAGGCCCGGGACGCGTCGATGCCCAAGGACAACATCGAGCGCGCGATCGCCAAGGGCACCGGCGCGGGCGCCGACGCCGCGGCGCTGGAGACGATCCTCTACGAGGGCTACGGCCCCGGCGGCGTCGCGCTGCTCATCGAGGCCGTGACCGACAACCGCAATCGCACGGGCGCCGACGTGCGCCACCTGCTCGCCAAGGGCAACGGCTCGCTCGGCGAGCCGGGATCGGTGGCCTACAACTTCGACAAGAAGGGCGTCGTCGTCGTCGACGGCGACCGCTACGGCGAGGACGACCTCATGGTCGCCATCGACGCCGGCGCCGAGGACATCTCGCGCGAGGACGACGCCTGGGAGATCATCACCGAGCCGTCCGACCTCACCGCCGTGCGCAGGGCGCTCGAGGACGCCGAGGTCGAGATCCAGAACGCCGAGGTCACGCAGCGGCCCAAGGTGCTCGTGCCCGTCGACGAGGACACCGCCGCCAAGCTTCTGCGCCTCATCGACGCGCTGGAGGACAACGACGACGTCGACGCGGTGCACGCGAACTTCGACGTCGACGCCGACGTCCTCGAGCGCCTCATGGCCGCCTCCTAGCGCCGGCCATGCTGCCTGCGGCGCTCCGCGAGGAGCGCCAGTTCCGTCTGCTGTTCGCCGGCCAGGCGCTCTCGGTCGTCGGCGACCGGATCACGATGGTGGTCCTGCCGTTCGCGGTGCTGTCGATCGGCGGCTCGACGACCGACGTCGGGATCGTGGCCGCCGCCGGCTTCCTGCCGTTCATCGTGCTCGGGCTCATCGGGGGCGTGATCGCCGACCGGATGCGCCGGCAGCGGATCATGGTGGTCTCCGACCTCGTGCGGATGGGCACGCAGCTGGCGGCCGGCGTCCTGCTGGTCTCCGGCCACGCCGAGGTCTGGCACCTCGCGGCGCTGACCGCGGTGTTCGGGGCGGCCGACGCGTTCTTCGCGCCGGCGATGGGCGGCCTGATGCCGCAGACGATCGACCAGCCCCACCACCTCCAGCCCGCCAACGCGCTGCGGTCGATGTCCATGTCGACCGGGTCGATCGTCGGCCCGGTGCTCGGCGGCCTGCTCGTGGCGCTGGCGGGGGAGGGCACGGCGCTCATCGTCGACGCCGGCACGTTCCTGGTCTCCGTCGCCTGCCTGCTGGCGCTGCGGCCCCGCGAGGTGGTCCGCGGCGAGGTGCCCGAGCCGTTCATCGCCGACCTCGCCGGGGGCTGGCACGAGGTGCGCGCCCGCACGTGGGTGTGGTCGTTCCTGCTGGCCATGGTCGTCTACCACGTCATCGTGCTGCCCTCGATCTTCGTGCTCGGGCCCGTGCTCATGGAGGACGAGCTGGACGGCGCGACGTCGTGGGCGGTGATCGTCACGGCGTTCGGCCTGGGCTCGTTCGTCTCGGACTTCCTCCTGCTGCGGTTCCGCCCGCGCTTCGCGCTGCGCACCGCGGCGATGGGCCTGGGGGTCGCCTCCTGCCAGGCGGCGATCATCGGCAGCGGCCTGCCGATCGCGGCCATCGCGGCGGTCGAGTTCTGTTCGGCCATCGGCGTCTCGGGCTTCTTCACGCTCTGGGAGACCTCGCTGCAGGAGCACATCCCCGAGACCTCGATCTCGCGCGTGACGAGCTACGACTACGCGGCCAGCGCGGGCATGATCCCGCTCGGCGTGATCGTCGCCGGGCCGGTGAGCGACGCGATCGGGATCCACGAGACGCTGGCCGGGATGACCGCGCTGGGGATCCTCGCCGCCGTGCTGTGCCTGTCGGTGCCGGCGGTCAGGAACCTGCCGCGAGGCGCCGTGCGCGATACAGCGGCACCGGATCCGGCAGCCCCTTGATCCGCCGCGCGTGCGCGGCCGACCAGGCGAACTCGTCGCGCGCGGCGTCGCGCACCTCCCGGGTGGCGAGCACGCTGCCCGCGCGCGCGATGCCGGTCACGCGGCTGGAGAGGTTGACGGCCCGGCCGAAGACGTCGCCGCCGCGGGCCACGGCGGGTCCATGGGCCAGCCCGACGCGCACCTGCGGGAAGTCGCCGCCGGCGCCCGCGGTCTCCGTGGCCTCGACGAGGTCCAGCGAGGTGCGCACGAGGTCGGCCGGCTCGGCCGCCGTCAGCAGGACCGCGTCGCCGATCGTCTTGACGAGGCGCACGGGCGGCTCGACGAGCTCGCGCGCGATGGAGAACAGGCGCTCGGCGACGAGGCCGAGGTCCTCGGCCGGGACCTCCTCGCCCAGCCGGGTGAAGCCGACCAGGTCGGCGAACGCGACGGTCGTGTCGCGCGCGCCCGGCAGCGTCCCCGAGGCCCGCTCCGACGCGCCGAGGGCCTCGCTCTGCAGCATGTTGCGCAGGTGCATGCGCATCATCTGCTGGACCATCGGGCCGACGAGCGGCATGACCTGGTGCACCCCGGCCGCATAGCGCTCCGCCAGCTCGCGCTCGCTGGTTCCGGGCTCGAGCACCGTCTCGAGCATCACCGCGCGCATCGCGGCCGCCGCGGTGGCCAGGCTGCGGCCGATGACGCGCGTCGTGCCGACCATCTGCTCCTCGGTCAGGCCGATCGCGGCGAAGCGGCGTGACATCGCCGCGCTCTCGAGGTCGAGCTCGCTGAGCTCGACGGCGTCGGCCTCGGGAAGCGGCAGGCCGTGGGCGCGCCGCAGCCGGGTCAGTAG from the Baekduia soli genome contains:
- a CDS encoding sugar phosphate nucleotidyltransferase gives rise to the protein MEPTPPVAILCGGRGTRLQEHTRTIPKPLVEIGGRPIVWHVVRLYAQAGFADFVLCTGYLGEQIEAFVTGCDWPPGVRVRCVDTGEHTPTGGRLAAAGAHLGDAPVLCATYADGVSDVDLRALLAFHAGHGALATMTVVRPRLQFGVTELTADGRVTGFVEKPRSEHWINGGFFVLDRAVLGRLAPDSVLERGPLEALAAEGRLRAFRHEGFWDCLDTYKDAVELDDLWTSGAAPWKTWPGD
- a CDS encoding YebC/PmpR family DNA-binding transcriptional regulator, translated to MSGHSKWASIKHKKAVVDSRRGKLFTKLARAVTVAAKEGGGDIEGNPSLALAVQKARDASMPKDNIERAIAKGTGAGADAAALETILYEGYGPGGVALLIEAVTDNRNRTGADVRHLLAKGNGSLGEPGSVAYNFDKKGVVVVDGDRYGEDDLMVAIDAGAEDISREDDAWEIITEPSDLTAVRRALEDAEVEIQNAEVTQRPKVLVPVDEDTAAKLLRLIDALEDNDDVDAVHANFDVDADVLERLMAAS
- a CDS encoding MFS transporter, producing the protein MLPAALREERQFRLLFAGQALSVVGDRITMVVLPFAVLSIGGSTTDVGIVAAAGFLPFIVLGLIGGVIADRMRRQRIMVVSDLVRMGTQLAAGVLLVSGHAEVWHLAALTAVFGAADAFFAPAMGGLMPQTIDQPHHLQPANALRSMSMSTGSIVGPVLGGLLVALAGEGTALIVDAGTFLVSVACLLALRPREVVRGEVPEPFIADLAGGWHEVRARTWVWSFLLAMVVYHVIVLPSIFVLGPVLMEDELDGATSWAVIVTAFGLGSFVSDFLLLRFRPRFALRTAAMGLGVASCQAAIIGSGLPIAAIAAVEFCSAIGVSGFFTLWETSLQEHIPETSISRVTSYDYAASAGMIPLGVIVAGPVSDAIGIHETLAGMTALGILAAVLCLSVPAVRNLPRGAVRDTAAPDPAAP
- a CDS encoding adenylate/guanylate cyclase domain-containing protein, which translates into the protein MDAAIDFEGEGFYEGLDAAAAAERRELLAWLQDQGFSPDELRRAQRRGLLLFLAAEREVGGEPRYTAQEVADLSGADPELLTRLRRAHGLPLPEADAVELSELDLESAAMSRRFAAIGLTEEQMVGTTRVIGRSLATAAAAMRAVMLETVLEPGTSERELAERYAAGVHQVMPLVGPMVQQMMRMHLRNMLQSEALGASERASGTLPGARDTTVAFADLVGFTRLGEEVPAEDLGLVAERLFSIARELVEPPVRLVKTIGDAVLLTAAEPADLVRTSLDLVEATETAGAGGDFPQVRVGLAHGPAVARGGDVFGRAVNLSSRVTGIARAGSVLATREVRDAARDEFAWSAAHARRIKGLPDPVPLYRARRLAAGS